One genomic window of Nasonia vitripennis strain AsymCx chromosome 1 unlocalized genomic scaffold, Nvit_psr_1.1 chr1_random0013, whole genome shotgun sequence includes the following:
- the LOC116415933 gene encoding probable serine/threonine-protein kinase DDB_G0286627, whose protein sequence is MAVFVDYGEIGFVMEYFESNTLRSIINRKLNLAEIQKQQICLQISKAIVNEYLVTKVCDMGLSRFEDMPESLKTTAGRTVGTVTYMAPEVLLYYESGNSAADVWALACVFVELYKEADVWAIPPNRLNLNESYKEIISTQKVPDLTSVPKSISNILKVCFDHDPHKRPKASTLLDIFKMLEIII, encoded by the coding sequence ATGGCAGTTTTTGTGGACTATGGCGAGATAGGTTTTGTGATGGAGTATTTTGAAAGCAATACTCTAAGAAGTATTATAAATCGCAAGTTGAACTTAGCTGAAATACAAAAGCAACAAATATGCTTACAAATAAGTAAAGCAATAGTCAACGAGTATTTGGTAACAAAAGTGTGCGATATGGGTTTAAGCAGATTTGAAGACATGCCGGAAAGTTTGAAAACCACAGCTGGACGTACTGTTGGTACAGTCACCTATATGGCCCCAGAAGTCCTTCTTTACTACGAATCAGGAAATTCGGCTGCTGATGTCTGGGCTTTGGCATGTGTCTTTGTAGAATTATACAAAGAAGCAGATGTCTGGGCCATTCCACCCAATCGGCTTAATTTGAATGAATCATACAAAGAAATAATTTCTACCCAAAAAGTACCTGATCTTACAAGTGTGCCTAAaagtatatcaaatattttgaaagTGTGCTTTGATCATGATCCTCATAAGAGGCCAAAGGCAAGCACGCttcttgatatttttaaaatgttagaaattataatttaa